The Dehalobacter sp. DCM sequence TTGTCCCTGCTTTAAGATTTCCATTGTTTTCTGGCCTCGGTTTAAGCGAGCCTGAGTTGCTTTGTCCAGATCGGATCCGAACTGGGCAAACGCCGCTAATTCCCGATAAGAGGCAAGGTCAAGCCGGAGCTGGCCTGCAACTTGTTTCATAGCTTTGATCTGAGCAGATCCGCCAACACGCGATACCGAAATACCGACGTTGATGGCAGGACGGAAACCGGAATAGAATAAGTCGGCTTCCAGGAAGATCTGGCCGTCCGTGATGGAAATAACATTCGTCGGAATATATGCCGAAACGTCACCGGCTTGGGTCTCAATAATGGGCAGCGCGGTCAGTGATCCGCTTCCTTTTTCCGGTGAAAGCTTGGCTGCACGCTCGAGTAAACGGGAATGCAAATAGAAAACGTCGCCGGGGTAAGCTTCACGGCCGGGGGGGCGTTTCAGCAACAGTGACAATTCACGATAGGCTACTGCCTGTTTGGACAGGTCGTCGTAGACAACCAGAACGTGCTTGCCGTTATCGCGGAAATACTCACCCATAGCGCAGCCGGAGTACGGTGCGATATAGAGCATCGGAGCCGGGTCGGAAGCCGTAGCCATAACGACAATGGAATAATCCATTGCACCATGCTCTTCCAGCTTCTTAACGACACTGGCTACGGTCGATTGTTTTTGGCCGATAGCAACATAAATACAAATACAATTTTGCCCTTTTTGGTTAATGATGGTGTCAACGGCCAAGGCAGTTTTTCCTGTCTGGCGGTCACCAATGATCAGCTCACGTTGTCCGCGACCGATGGGAACCATGGAATCGATGGATTTCAAACCGGTTTGCAGCGGTTCATGAACGGATTTTCTGTCTACAACACCAGGTGCGTTGGATTCGATCGGACGATAACCGGCCGCTTCGATATTCCCTTTGCCGTCGACAGGTTGTCCAAGAACATTGACTACACGTCCAATCAAGCTTTCACCCACCGGAACTTCGACGATCCTGCCGGTACGTTTCACTTCGTCGCCTTCCTTAATATTCGCGTAAGGCCCGAGGATAACGCAACCGATATTATCTTCCTCCAGGTTCATGGCCATCCCATATATCCCGCCGGGGAACTCGAGAAGCTCTCCGGACATCGCTTTCTCCAAGCCATAGACACGTGCAATACCATCACCGACCTGGATAACAGTACCGACATCAACGACTTCAAGAGTGGTTTCATAACGTGCAATCTGTTGTTTGATGATAGAACTAATTTCTTCGGGACGTAAATTCATTCTTTTAGTTCACCCCTACTTCCTGCTGAGGTTTTGACGATGTTTTTTTCAATTCTTCTCTTATTTTAGACAATGCGGTCGTAATAGA is a genomic window containing:
- the atpA gene encoding F0F1 ATP synthase subunit alpha translates to MNLRPEEISSIIKQQIARYETTLEVVDVGTVIQVGDGIARVYGLEKAMSGELLEFPGGIYGMAMNLEEDNIGCVILGPYANIKEGDEVKRTGRIVEVPVGESLIGRVVNVLGQPVDGKGNIEAAGYRPIESNAPGVVDRKSVHEPLQTGLKSIDSMVPIGRGQRELIIGDRQTGKTALAVDTIINQKGQNCICIYVAIGQKQSTVASVVKKLEEHGAMDYSIVVMATASDPAPMLYIAPYSGCAMGEYFRDNGKHVLVVYDDLSKQAVAYRELSLLLKRPPGREAYPGDVFYLHSRLLERAAKLSPEKGSGSLTALPIIETQAGDVSAYIPTNVISITDGQIFLEADLFYSGFRPAINVGISVSRVGGSAQIKAMKQVAGQLRLDLASYRELAAFAQFGSDLDKATQARLNRGQKTMEILKQGQYQPMAVEDQVIIIFAATKGYIDDVPLEKMAEFEQELLRFMRTTPIPEKIRTEKALSNELTKEIGDAINEFKQGFLV